A part of Podarcis raffonei isolate rPodRaf1 chromosome 12, rPodRaf1.pri, whole genome shotgun sequence genomic DNA contains:
- the MALSU1 gene encoding mitochondrial assembly of ribosomal large subunit protein 1: protein MWRSSRCLRALLRLRSWQAAGGGGGSSGLWEAAAAAPRVPSRAGSLGLRRFSAAGSSELRDAEVEHGLQKDGAAGQEQRIGSGAGEAAGASDHVSSVFSIDYMVSLLRQENAKDICVIELPPELKYSHYFIIVSGTSPRHLHAMAQYLVKMYKHLRTDWDPHVVIEGKDSEDWICIDFGNIVIHFMLPETREIYELEKLWTLRSYDDQLAQILPESLPDDFIIGLTPEQQ, encoded by the exons ATGTGGCGGAGCAGTCGCTGCTTGCGGGCGCTGCTGAGGCTGAGGTCTTGGCAAgccgcgggaggaggaggaggaagcagcgggttgtgggaggcagcggcggcggctccCCGCGTTCCTTCGCGCGCGGGCTCGCTGGGGTTGCGGAGATTCAGCGCGGCGGGCAGCTCGGAGCTGCGGGATGCAGAGGTGGAGCACGGCTTGCAAAAAGACGGGGCAGCCGGGCAAGAGCAGCGCATTGGCTCCGGTGCCGGAGAGGCCGCGGGCGCGTCTG ATCATGTCTCTTCAGTATTCAGCATTGACTACATGGTATCGCTTCTGAGACAAGAAAATGCCAAGGACATTTGCGTTATTGAGTTGCCTCCagaactgaaatacagccatTATTTTATCATTGTCAGCGGGACATCTCCCAGGCACCTCCATGCCATGGCTCAGTACCTGGTCAAAATG TACAAGCATTTGAGGACAGACTGGGATCCCCATGTTGTAATTGAAGGGAAAGATAGCGAAGATTGGATTTGCATAGATTTTG GTAATATTGTGATCCATTTCATGTTGCCAGAGACACGTGAAATCTATGAACTGGAAAAGCTGTGGACGCTCCGATCTTACGATGATCAGTTGGCACAGATACTGCCAGAATCCTTGCCTGACGATTTCATAATTGGGCTAACTCCTGAACAGCAGTGA